TACAGGGACCTGGCAGTTGACAATCCGACACCTGAAAACGTCTCGATGTATCTGTATCTGCAAAAATATGCGCTCGATAAATCCCAAGTGTTTGCCGATGTCGCCAAGTCGGTTGTGATCTCAGATGCCGTTCTTGACGCCAATACCCGCAGGCCGCTGTCTTCGTTTGGCGGAGAGCAGAAAAACAAAGAGACCAGAAGGGCACGAGCAAAAGTTCTTCATGCCATTTCAAAGCAAGCAGGCCTTTGGTTTTTCTACCAAAGTGGCTGCGGACAGTGTGAGGTTCAAGAGCCCGTACTTTTTTCGCTCAAAGAGCGCTACGGAATCGAGATCTATCCTGTCTCCATTGATGGCAGCGCGCCCCCGGCCGGGATGTTTAAAAACTATGTGGTCGACCAGGGGCAGGCACAAAAGCTTGGTGTGCAAAAAACACCCGCTATTTTTCTGGTGCGCCCCGAGTCCATGGACTTTCTGCCCCTGGGCCAGACGACCATGGCTCGCGACATGCTCGAAGAGCGGATTTTGTTCGCCGCGGGGTCCAACGGATGGATTTCGAAAGAGATGCTGAATTCAACTCGTCCGATGGATGCAAATTTTCTTCTGAACACGGAGATACCCCAAGATTCTTTCTCAGAAAAAAAACCTGATGAGATAATCCAGTATCTTAAAGAACAGTAAAATAAAGGGAATGATCAATGAAACACAAATTCATATCTAAAGCGATCTTATTTTTAGCCCTTGTTCTACCTTTGAATGCAAATGCTGGATTGTCAGAAGAGTTCGATACAATATTCGGATCAATGTCGAACGTGACAAATCCTGTAGCATACCAGGGACAATCAAGAGGTGTTATCTCTGGAGGATCAGCTTACACGAGAAATCCTATGTGGAACGGTGATCTCTTTACGATTAAACCGCCAAGAGTAGATGCTGGTTGTGGTGGAATAGATATGTTTACAGGAAGTTTTAGCTATATAAACGCTGATCGTATGATTGAAGCGTTTAGAGCTATTGCATCGAACGCGGCAGGTTATGCCTTTAAGATGGCTTTAGAGACCATGTGCCCTACATGTAGTGCAGTTATGGGAGAAATTGATAAGATTGCACGAAATCTTAGTAGTATGAATTTTGATTCCTGTCAAGTTGCAACAAAACTTGTAGATACAGCACTTCCTTTTCCAACACAACCACAACAATCTGAACTTGGTAAAAAAGTCTCAGATAGGTTCAAACAATGGGGAGAGTATTCTGATGATTTTCAAGCCTGGGGTTCAGGACTACTTAGGGCTTCTCCTATAAGTGACGCGACTGAAGCTCAAAAAGAGAAGCTTAAAGATGAAAAGATGCTCGGCAATATTGCCTGGGCATCTTTGACAGAATCCCCGACGCTGGGAGGTTCCGCAGTCATCAGCTGGGCCTCTCACGGCGACAAAGAGATGGCAAAAATCATTATGAGCCTGACAGGCTCTCTTGTCATAACCGCAGAACAGGATTCAGACACCGATAAGGAAGCGCCCAAAGTTGAAGAATGGATCCCTATTCTCAACATCAAGGACGTGCTTGGCAGCACGAAAATCGAAAGACCGAACCTGAGCATCTATTCCTGCCCGGATGACGATTGCATGGAAAAAGCAACGGAGCAAATGGCTATTCCTACAATGGTCGATCGAGTCAGCACGATGTTTTTTGGCGAAAGCGGCTCCATCGGGATTGTCGAGAAATTCATCA
The genomic region above belongs to Geoalkalibacter subterraneus and contains:
- a CDS encoding conjugal transfer protein TraH translates to MKHKFISKAILFLALVLPLNANAGLSEEFDTIFGSMSNVTNPVAYQGQSRGVISGGSAYTRNPMWNGDLFTIKPPRVDAGCGGIDMFTGSFSYINADRMIEAFRAIASNAAGYAFKMALETMCPTCSAVMGEIDKIARNLSSMNFDSCQVATKLVDTALPFPTQPQQSELGKKVSDRFKQWGEYSDDFQAWGSGLLRASPISDATEAQKEKLKDEKMLGNIAWASLTESPTLGGSAVISWASHGDKEMAKIIMSLTGSLVITAEQDSDTDKEAPKVEEWIPILNIKDVLGSTKIERPNLSIYSCPDDDCMEKATEQMAIPTMVDRVSTMFFGESGSIGIVEKFITNQGSLSDEEMAFMEAIPIHGKRIRDLAIVSPGGARYYAKSAIETIAAELVDEFIATAIRSIRKAAHAHSYEMNTSFLKKLAEHEDKILAEIKEYRNQVVYSGALDQIYEGIRNSGEKKKLQMEPPTETKSNK
- the traF gene encoding conjugal transfer protein TraF produces the protein MKKILFFLVFFLILIQPSLGFSEGRWFERKAEGWFWYEQPEVPEEEKEPEPPSIVVKPKEKEPVPEEKEPEIKKEQGPAPLSAAWMRENLPKYRDLAVDNPTPENVSMYLYLQKYALDKSQVFADVAKSVVISDAVLDANTRRPLSSFGGEQKNKETRRARAKVLHAISKQAGLWFFYQSGCGQCEVQEPVLFSLKERYGIEIYPVSIDGSAPPAGMFKNYVVDQGQAQKLGVQKTPAIFLVRPESMDFLPLGQTTMARDMLEERILFAAGSNGWISKEMLNSTRPMDANFLLNTEIPQDSFSEKKPDEIIQYLKEQ